The following coding sequences are from one Luteolibacter yonseiensis window:
- the dapA gene encoding 4-hydroxy-tetrahydrodipicolinate synthase, protein MLRPAMSFSGTYTALITPFRNGEIDVPAFKSLIDRQVAAGITGIVPVGTTGESPTLDTDEHIEVIRLAVEFADGRCEVLAGTGANSTSEAIELTEAAESLGATGSLQVCPYYNKPSQEGLYLHFKAIAESTNLPIMLYSVPGRSGIEIAPETAARLAADCPTIVAIKEAGGSVDRVNQLVQAVPAGFGILSGDDPLTLPFVSCGATGLVSVASNLIPEVIVSLVNACLAGNFTEALALQKQYYPLMRGLMSLDVNPVPIKSAVALQGHCLPDLRLPLAPLSAGAHDQLVALLKSYNLI, encoded by the coding sequence ATGCTCCGCCCCGCCATGAGCTTTTCCGGAACCTACACCGCTCTTATCACCCCATTTCGCAACGGAGAAATCGACGTTCCGGCTTTCAAATCCCTGATCGACAGGCAGGTAGCCGCTGGAATCACCGGCATCGTTCCGGTTGGAACCACCGGTGAGTCCCCCACCCTGGACACGGACGAACACATCGAGGTCATCCGCCTTGCCGTGGAATTCGCCGACGGCCGCTGCGAGGTTCTCGCCGGCACGGGTGCCAACTCCACTTCCGAAGCCATCGAACTCACCGAGGCCGCCGAATCGCTGGGCGCCACCGGATCGCTCCAGGTCTGCCCTTATTACAACAAGCCCTCGCAGGAAGGCCTGTATCTCCATTTCAAGGCCATCGCCGAGTCCACGAATCTTCCCATCATGCTCTACAGCGTGCCGGGACGCTCCGGCATCGAGATTGCTCCGGAAACCGCCGCGCGTCTTGCGGCGGATTGCCCGACCATCGTCGCCATCAAGGAAGCCGGTGGATCGGTGGATCGCGTGAACCAGCTCGTGCAGGCGGTGCCGGCCGGCTTCGGCATCCTCAGCGGTGACGATCCCCTCACCCTGCCCTTCGTTTCCTGCGGTGCCACCGGCCTCGTCTCCGTCGCCTCGAACCTCATTCCCGAGGTCATCGTCAGCCTGGTGAACGCCTGCCTCGCCGGGAACTTCACCGAAGCGCTCGCGCTGCAGAAGCAATACTACCCGCTCATGCGCGGTCTGATGTCGCTCGATGTGAATCCGGTGCCGATCAAGTCCGCCGTCGCGCTCCAAGGCCACTGCCTGCCGGATCTGCGGCTGCCGCTCGCACCACTGTCAGCCGGCGCGCACGACCAGCTCGTCGCCCTGCTCAAGTCCTACAACCTGATCTGA
- a CDS encoding GSCFA domain-containing protein encodes MLLPDAGISGQMRLGLRHRRSSHIIRGLRLLSPTRPQPVSLTIHQMNCIVIGNCQSVTFANTAGRMVPGATFRHHETSSLNEDFGKILAKADVAFVQPNIYDRLPANAFGKTRIIRFPRCSFSGFHPDIMYLHYDGRRCISHASHHSALIFGAWWHGLDQEQTAGLFNGETFERLRFPRHFEASKKGLLDEWALCGLNGEKEFERWMGLPEPFMLTMNHPTLEVMIDAAKATLLHNGFKIAENFSPPYHHLLDFATMPVYPDIASRYGQTGSIHFISNKVEGVRQSYDIQTFIAKCFDLYGKKAREKFSAEKVTQGIYNEFFSKIPKNAAAVGTGYNRHPYRNLPSHQKWRKSFTDFEISDVDPVVDCGFKIQATDKVATAGSCFAQHLAKALERSGLCYYAPEAGDRELGYGLYSARYGNIYTPAQLNQLLDRAYGRFEPVDTAWHKGDGTFVDPFRPEIPQVTAATMADVAEDRAAHFGYVREVFEKMDYFVFTLGLTEAWRSRIDGAVFPLAPGVAAGAMDPDKYEFVNFGVTETTADLSAAIRKIREVNPGVKIILTVSPVPLMATYVPRHVLLSTTYSKSVLRVAAEEIRMNFPDVHYFPSYEIITGSYNRGAYYKKDYRTVTQEGVNHVMKLFLKHGTSVHDSEDEQMRRIREDYDIFCAEEMLDAGDNTPLKAPGLFRRVLEMATVRKKKN; translated from the coding sequence ATGTTATTACCAGATGCCGGCATTTCCGGGCAGATGCGGCTTGGCTTGCGCCACCGGCGATCTTCCCACATCATCCGGGGGCTGCGGTTGCTTTCTCCCACCCGGCCTCAGCCAGTCAGCCTCACAATCCACCAAATGAACTGTATTGTCATCGGAAACTGCCAATCTGTCACGTTCGCCAATACCGCCGGACGGATGGTGCCTGGTGCCACGTTCCGTCACCATGAGACCAGTTCGCTCAATGAGGATTTCGGAAAAATCCTGGCCAAGGCGGATGTGGCATTTGTTCAACCGAACATTTACGATCGCCTGCCCGCGAATGCGTTCGGAAAAACCCGGATCATCCGCTTCCCGCGTTGTAGCTTTTCCGGCTTTCATCCGGATATCATGTATCTGCATTATGACGGCAGGAGATGCATATCTCACGCAAGCCACCATAGTGCTCTCATTTTCGGAGCATGGTGGCATGGACTCGATCAGGAACAGACCGCCGGTCTTTTCAATGGAGAAACCTTCGAACGTCTGAGATTCCCCCGGCATTTCGAAGCATCCAAAAAAGGGTTGCTTGATGAATGGGCGCTGTGCGGACTCAATGGAGAAAAAGAATTTGAACGTTGGATGGGCTTGCCGGAACCGTTCATGCTCACGATGAATCACCCCACTTTGGAGGTGATGATCGATGCGGCGAAGGCGACTCTCCTTCACAATGGTTTCAAAATCGCGGAAAATTTCTCCCCTCCCTATCATCACTTGCTCGATTTCGCAACCATGCCTGTTTATCCGGACATCGCCTCGCGATATGGGCAAACAGGAAGTATCCATTTCATCTCGAACAAGGTGGAAGGAGTCCGGCAATCTTACGACATTCAGACTTTCATTGCCAAATGCTTCGACCTCTACGGGAAAAAGGCGAGGGAGAAATTTTCCGCGGAGAAGGTGACACAGGGCATCTATAACGAATTCTTCAGCAAGATCCCGAAAAACGCGGCCGCCGTTGGCACCGGATACAACAGACACCCCTACCGGAATCTGCCAAGCCATCAAAAGTGGCGCAAGTCATTCACGGATTTTGAAATCTCCGATGTGGATCCGGTGGTGGATTGCGGATTCAAGATCCAGGCAACCGACAAGGTCGCCACCGCGGGGTCCTGCTTTGCCCAACATCTTGCGAAGGCACTTGAGCGCAGCGGACTCTGCTATTACGCGCCGGAGGCCGGCGACCGCGAACTTGGCTACGGACTGTATTCCGCCAGATACGGGAACATCTACACGCCCGCCCAATTGAACCAACTGCTCGACAGGGCTTATGGAAGATTCGAACCCGTCGATACCGCGTGGCATAAAGGGGACGGGACATTCGTCGATCCATTCCGTCCCGAAATTCCCCAAGTAACCGCCGCCACGATGGCCGACGTCGCGGAGGACAGGGCCGCGCACTTTGGTTATGTGCGCGAGGTTTTTGAAAAGATGGACTATTTCGTCTTCACTCTGGGGCTTACGGAAGCCTGGAGATCACGAATCGACGGAGCGGTTTTCCCGCTGGCTCCGGGAGTCGCCGCGGGAGCCATGGATCCCGATAAATACGAGTTTGTAAACTTCGGCGTCACGGAGACGACCGCAGATCTGTCTGCGGCGATTCGGAAAATCCGCGAAGTCAATCCCGGCGTGAAAATCATCTTAACAGTTTCTCCGGTTCCGCTCATGGCAACCTATGTTCCAAGACATGTGCTGCTTTCCACCACCTACAGCAAATCCGTTCTGAGAGTGGCCGCCGAGGAAATCCGCATGAATTTCCCGGATGTGCATTACTTCCCTTCTTATGAGATCATCACGGGCAGCTACAACCGTGGAGCCTACTACAAGAAGGACTACAGGACCGTGACACAGGAGGGCGTCAATCATGTGATGAAACTATTCCTGAAGCACGGAACCTCGGTCCATGACTCCGAAGACGAGCAAATGCGCCGGATCCGTGAGGATTACGACATCTTTTGTGCGGAGGAAATGCTCGATGCCGGAGACAACACTCCGCTTAAAGCTCCGGGTTTGTTCAGACGGGTCCTTGAAATGGCGACCGTCAGGAAGAAAAAAAACTGA
- the dapF gene encoding diaminopimelate epimerase produces MLLRFFKMNGAGNDFIIVDNRDLSLTKELDGDTIAALCDRHRGIGADGLLAVEPAQKGADFRFRYYNADGGEAEMCGNGARCFGRFTAHLGEIILKKVTFETIAGTLAAEMVGEDVRIAMSEPKDLKLDTGAAIPGLDSALHFVNTGVPHVVSFLESPEALDEFDVYNNGSAIRNHTAFAPAGTNANFAAVLSPGHISIRTYERGVEDETLACGTGMVASALVHHLLTGAPSPIKVDVEGGDTLEIGFEKTGEQSFKNVTLTGPADFVYEGEIDI; encoded by the coding sequence ATGCTTCTCAGATTTTTCAAGATGAACGGCGCCGGCAACGACTTCATCATCGTTGACAACCGCGACCTCTCCCTCACCAAGGAACTCGACGGCGACACCATCGCCGCGCTCTGCGACCGCCACCGTGGCATCGGTGCGGACGGACTGCTTGCCGTGGAGCCCGCCCAGAAGGGTGCGGATTTCCGTTTCCGCTATTACAATGCGGATGGCGGCGAGGCCGAAATGTGTGGAAACGGCGCGCGCTGCTTCGGCCGCTTCACCGCCCACCTCGGAGAAATCATTCTCAAGAAAGTCACCTTCGAGACCATCGCGGGAACCCTCGCCGCCGAGATGGTGGGCGAAGACGTCCGCATCGCGATGTCCGAACCGAAGGATCTGAAACTCGATACCGGTGCCGCCATCCCCGGCCTTGATTCCGCTCTCCACTTCGTGAACACCGGCGTGCCACACGTCGTCAGTTTCCTGGAAAGCCCCGAGGCGCTTGATGAGTTCGACGTTTACAACAACGGCAGCGCCATCCGCAACCACACGGCCTTCGCTCCCGCCGGGACGAATGCGAACTTCGCCGCCGTCCTCTCGCCGGGCCACATCTCCATCCGCACCTACGAACGCGGTGTGGAAGACGAAACACTCGCCTGCGGCACCGGGATGGTTGCCTCGGCTCTTGTCCATCACCTCCTCACCGGCGCCCCCAGCCCGATCAAAGTGGATGTGGAAGGCGGCGATACCCTCGAAATCGGTTTCGAGAAGACCGGAGAGCAAAGTTTCAAGAACGTCACTCTCACCGGCCCTGCGGACTTTGTTTACGAGGGAGAAATCGACATCTGA
- the trpA gene encoding tryptophan synthase subunit alpha, translating into MSNRIDTTFARLRESNQTAFVAYVAAGDPDFDASLETIKSLADAGADIIELGLPFSDPLADGIVNQMAADRALKSGMTTARSLDLIRRFRETHETPIVLFTYLNPIFTYGFEKFHTDAVAAGADGILLLDLPPDEAALNADLASGAGLKHIRLIAPTTPADRVKILAESAEGFIYALSRTGVTGSHGAPSANIAALVSSIKAHTDVPVCVGFGITTPEQAAMVAQAADGVIVGSAIVKQVELHPTRAAEAVREFTAPLIAATKG; encoded by the coding sequence ATGTCCAACCGCATCGACACCACCTTCGCCCGTCTTCGTGAATCGAACCAGACCGCCTTCGTCGCCTATGTCGCGGCCGGTGATCCGGACTTCGACGCCTCGCTGGAAACCATCAAGAGCCTCGCGGACGCCGGTGCCGACATCATCGAACTCGGCCTGCCGTTTTCCGATCCGCTCGCCGACGGCATCGTCAACCAGATGGCCGCCGACCGCGCGCTGAAGTCCGGCATGACCACCGCGAGGTCGCTAGACCTGATCCGCAGGTTCCGTGAAACCCATGAGACGCCCATCGTGCTCTTCACCTATCTGAATCCCATTTTCACCTATGGCTTCGAGAAGTTCCACACGGACGCCGTCGCCGCCGGAGCCGATGGCATCCTCCTGCTGGACCTGCCACCCGATGAAGCGGCTCTCAATGCCGATCTCGCCTCCGGCGCCGGCCTGAAACACATCCGCCTCATCGCTCCGACCACCCCGGCGGATCGGGTGAAGATCCTCGCGGAGTCGGCGGAAGGTTTCATCTACGCCCTTTCCCGTACCGGGGTCACCGGTTCCCACGGCGCGCCTTCGGCAAACATCGCCGCGCTCGTTTCCTCCATCAAGGCCCACACCGATGTCCCGGTCTGCGTCGGCTTCGGCATCACCACACCGGAGCAGGCTGCCATGGTGGCACAAGCCGCGGACGGCGTCATCGTCGGCTCGGCCATTGTGAAACAGGTGGAGCTGCATCCCACCCGGGCCGCCGAGGCGGTGCGGGAGTTCACCGCGCCGTTGATCGCCGCGACGAAGGGGTGA
- a CDS encoding AMP-binding protein — MSSASIQVLHKERLPGTGCLVIPGRLDFELLLHFEKIFSGRKITWLVEEHALYEPALRAHLERSGSGAMFSANDAAPEAAGSQLKPYLENGGMLIFVPGRATARKATPWLTPASQLKTLCGFGLPILPIAVDCPRKSCLSTESKSSLALAVFCIGKTIPAGTASIAKYQQALLEANEEAYSKRPLFKSSLAMTLLEGLKKHGSKNKILDGSDDSELSYGKVLAVAIVFSKFIRQETDKARVAIVLPPGKAGLIANLAVLFAGKIPVNLNFTAGPEAIKSCIRQADVDRFITADPFVRKVSSFPWPPNRDLIFIERVLPTLKKEIVKWAVISKILPAGVLGFLLGLNKRRGDDEATLLFTSGSSGEPKGVVLSHKNVLANVCQFGTRLDVPQGSSILGCLPLFHSFGCTVTLWFPVIEGVNLITYPTPLETKRLAELIALHQINIFLATPTFLRGYMKRIDPAQFASLKLVVTGAEKLPRSLSDAFEQKFGIRPQEGYGLTETSPATNVNLPDPEPERDSITLASSRNGSVGQLLPGMAIRITDPATDKEVPINQQGIIWFKGVNVFGGYLGQPAKSAEVLSDGWFRTGDVGRVDDDGFLYIEGRISRFSKIAGEMVPHETVEAAINKVLGLDGESERRIAVVGVPDEQKGEAILLLSTIAGPALEQECIDLRYKLLDEGLSSLWCPKQIVPVAEIPVLASGKLDIKGCEALAKRA; from the coding sequence ATGTCTTCCGCTTCCATTCAAGTCCTTCATAAGGAACGTCTTCCCGGCACAGGCTGCCTTGTCATCCCCGGCCGGCTCGATTTCGAGCTTCTGCTTCACTTTGAAAAGATTTTCTCCGGCAGGAAAATCACCTGGCTTGTCGAGGAACATGCCCTTTACGAACCCGCCCTGCGTGCCCATTTGGAGAGATCCGGCTCGGGGGCGATGTTCTCCGCGAACGACGCCGCACCGGAAGCTGCGGGCAGCCAGCTCAAACCTTACCTCGAGAACGGAGGCATGCTCATTTTTGTTCCCGGCCGCGCGACAGCCCGCAAGGCGACTCCGTGGCTCACTCCAGCCTCCCAACTGAAAACCCTCTGCGGATTCGGTCTTCCCATCCTGCCCATCGCGGTGGATTGCCCGCGGAAATCCTGTCTCAGCACCGAAAGCAAGTCCTCCCTCGCCCTCGCGGTTTTCTGCATCGGCAAGACCATCCCCGCCGGGACGGCAAGCATCGCGAAATACCAGCAGGCGTTGCTTGAAGCGAATGAGGAAGCCTACAGCAAGCGCCCTCTTTTCAAGTCCTCGCTGGCGATGACCCTATTGGAAGGTCTCAAGAAGCACGGATCGAAGAACAAGATTCTCGACGGATCCGACGACTCGGAACTCAGCTACGGCAAGGTGCTCGCCGTCGCCATCGTGTTCTCGAAATTCATCCGCCAGGAGACGGACAAGGCGCGCGTCGCCATCGTCCTGCCACCCGGCAAGGCCGGCCTCATCGCGAACCTCGCGGTGCTTTTCGCAGGAAAAATCCCGGTGAATCTCAACTTCACCGCCGGGCCGGAAGCCATCAAGTCCTGCATCCGCCAGGCCGATGTGGACCGCTTCATCACCGCGGATCCGTTTGTCAGGAAGGTGTCTTCGTTCCCTTGGCCTCCCAACAGGGACCTGATTTTCATCGAACGCGTCCTGCCCACCCTGAAAAAGGAGATCGTCAAATGGGCGGTCATTTCCAAGATTCTTCCGGCAGGCGTCCTCGGATTTCTTCTGGGACTCAACAAACGCCGTGGCGATGACGAGGCCACGCTGCTTTTCACCTCCGGCTCCTCCGGTGAACCCAAGGGAGTCGTCCTCAGCCACAAGAACGTGCTGGCGAACGTCTGCCAGTTCGGCACCCGGCTGGATGTGCCGCAAGGTTCCTCAATTCTCGGCTGCCTGCCGCTCTTCCACTCCTTCGGCTGCACCGTGACATTGTGGTTCCCGGTCATCGAGGGCGTCAACCTGATCACCTACCCCACCCCGCTGGAGACGAAGCGCCTCGCGGAACTCATCGCGCTGCATCAGATCAATATCTTCCTGGCCACGCCCACATTCCTGCGCGGCTACATGAAGCGTATCGATCCCGCGCAGTTCGCCTCCCTCAAGCTCGTGGTCACGGGAGCGGAGAAACTGCCCCGGTCGCTATCGGATGCCTTCGAGCAGAAATTCGGAATCCGCCCTCAGGAAGGTTACGGCCTGACGGAAACCTCTCCTGCCACCAACGTCAACCTGCCCGATCCCGAACCGGAGCGCGACTCCATCACGCTGGCTTCCTCGCGCAACGGGTCCGTCGGCCAGCTGCTGCCGGGCATGGCGATCAGGATCACCGATCCCGCCACCGACAAGGAGGTGCCGATCAATCAACAGGGCATCATCTGGTTCAAGGGGGTGAACGTCTTTGGCGGTTATCTCGGCCAGCCCGCCAAATCCGCGGAAGTCCTGTCCGACGGATGGTTCCGCACGGGAGATGTCGGGCGCGTGGATGACGACGGTTTCCTCTACATCGAAGGACGCATCTCACGCTTCTCGAAAATCGCCGGAGAGATGGTCCCTCATGAAACCGTCGAGGCGGCGATCAACAAGGTGCTTGGTCTTGACGGTGAATCCGAGCGCCGCATCGCGGTGGTGGGCGTGCCCGACGAACAAAAAGGCGAGGCGATCCTGCTGCTTTCCACCATCGCCGGACCCGCGCTCGAACAGGAGTGCATCGATCTCCGCTACAAATTGTTGGATGAAGGACTTTCCTCGCTGTGGTGCCCGAAACAGATCGTCCCCGTCGCGGAGATTCCTGTCCTCGCTTCCGGCAAGCTCGACATCAAGGGCTGCGAGGCTCTCGCCAAAAGAGCCTGA
- a CDS encoding sensor histidine kinase, protein MIHELLTIGSLTALAAVLILNYRQRGTCKQSEAEIDGWKLRLENDLKQARDERNLLLDALGDAFLLVDSEANIRFANEAARALFGHRELLNRPVREAFLDPRLADALLRCLATGEPVQSRVVLPQQTSPRGDLETRGVNAWIIDAAQLSNPSGAHHTTRVIIRDVTAEHQIEQVRKDFVANASHELRTPLAIINGYLENLLDDDMVEEPDLARRFLTVMRKHSDRISRIVEDMLVISRLESGEANALKIEPFKFRSCIKDILERLESMIRNQHAEMTVTMPDPALVMQGDRFYWTQVLFNLVENALKQNPYPGLRVEIGCEAAGEQIRIWVADNGVGIPSADLPHIFRRFFRVEKHHSQQEIKGTGLGLSIVKRAIEAHGGNIGVTSVPGSETKFLITVPREMP, encoded by the coding sequence ATGATCCACGAATTACTAACGATCGGTTCACTGACCGCGCTCGCGGCCGTGCTCATCCTCAACTACCGGCAACGTGGCACCTGCAAGCAATCCGAAGCTGAAATCGACGGCTGGAAACTCCGGCTTGAGAACGATCTCAAGCAAGCCAGGGACGAGCGCAACCTCCTGCTCGACGCTCTGGGCGACGCCTTCCTGCTCGTGGATTCCGAAGCCAATATCCGCTTCGCCAACGAAGCGGCCCGCGCGCTCTTCGGCCACCGCGAGCTGCTCAACCGGCCCGTCAGGGAAGCGTTCCTCGATCCGCGGCTGGCGGACGCGCTGCTCCGCTGCCTCGCCACCGGAGAACCCGTACAATCCCGCGTCGTCCTTCCCCAGCAGACCTCTCCCCGCGGCGACCTCGAGACACGCGGTGTCAACGCGTGGATCATCGATGCCGCACAGCTTTCCAATCCTTCGGGAGCCCATCACACAACCCGTGTCATCATCCGCGACGTGACAGCCGAACACCAGATCGAGCAAGTGAGAAAGGACTTCGTGGCGAACGCCTCGCACGAACTCAGAACCCCTCTCGCCATCATCAACGGATACCTGGAGAATCTGTTGGACGATGACATGGTGGAGGAGCCGGATCTGGCCCGCCGGTTCCTGACGGTGATGCGGAAGCACTCCGACCGTATCTCGCGCATCGTGGAGGACATGCTCGTGATCTCCCGGTTGGAATCCGGCGAGGCGAACGCACTCAAGATAGAGCCTTTCAAATTCCGCTCCTGCATCAAGGACATCCTGGAGCGACTGGAGTCCATGATCCGCAACCAGCACGCGGAAATGACGGTGACCATGCCCGATCCGGCATTGGTCATGCAGGGTGACCGCTTCTATTGGACCCAGGTCCTTTTCAACCTCGTCGAGAACGCGCTCAAACAGAACCCCTATCCCGGTTTGCGGGTGGAAATCGGTTGTGAGGCGGCGGGCGAACAGATCCGCATCTGGGTGGCGGACAACGGCGTCGGCATCCCCAGCGCGGACCTTCCGCACATTTTCCGCCGCTTCTTCCGTGTGGAAAAGCACCACTCGCAGCAGGAGATCAAGGGCACGGGCCTCGGTCTGTCGATCGTGAAACGGGCGATCGAAGCACATGGCGGGAACATCGGCGTCACGTCGGTTCCGGGCAGTGAGACGAAATTCCTCATCACGGTGCCGAGAGAGATGCCCTAA
- a CDS encoding response regulator transcription factor, with the protein MHRILIVEDERDIADLIGFNLLRAGYEIIKAHDGIEGTDLALRERPDLILLDLMLPGRDGYGVFRELRRDPRTVNTPVIMLTARAQTEDRIQGLEAGADDYLTKPFSPKELMLRVQAILKRTDGPPGAVDFTYGPFRFDKNSLKFYLDNEPTELTATEFKLLLFLCERSGKPQDRNDLLRTVWGYSDATHSRTLDTHMKRLRQKLGTHGTWVETIRGIGYCVAKASA; encoded by the coding sequence ATGCATCGAATTCTGATTGTTGAAGATGAACGAGACATCGCCGATCTCATCGGCTTCAACCTGCTGCGGGCCGGTTATGAAATCATCAAGGCCCATGATGGCATCGAGGGCACGGATCTCGCCCTGCGGGAAAGGCCGGACCTGATCCTGCTGGACCTGATGCTGCCGGGACGCGATGGCTACGGGGTTTTCCGCGAACTGCGCCGCGACCCTCGCACCGTGAACACACCGGTCATCATGCTCACCGCACGCGCCCAGACAGAAGACCGCATCCAGGGCCTGGAAGCGGGGGCGGATGACTACCTCACCAAGCCGTTCAGCCCGAAGGAGCTAATGCTGCGCGTGCAGGCCATCCTCAAGCGGACCGACGGCCCGCCCGGCGCCGTGGATTTCACCTACGGCCCGTTCCGTTTCGACAAAAACTCGTTGAAATTCTACCTCGACAACGAACCTACCGAACTCACCGCCACGGAGTTCAAGCTGCTGCTGTTCCTCTGCGAACGCTCCGGCAAACCGCAGGATCGAAACGACCTGCTCCGCACCGTATGGGGATACAGCGACGCGACCCACAGCCGCACCCTCGATACCCACATGAAACGGTTGCGCCAGAAACTCGGAACCCATGGCACATGGGTGGAAACCATCCGCGGCATCGGCTACTGCGTCGCTAAAGCCAGCGCATGA
- a CDS encoding DapH/DapD/GlmU-related protein, with product MRELLSTDLRRAGLQLVEPSDACDRTLRIPLDNWIELGALLLLGRNPKTASLVDSDGNTLAWKGSADPAECEERITTDANCFAVIYPWDLLRMNEEVLALMDETSLLGEVSPLASLTGCIRLANGSRILPGTVIEGPVVIGPNSQIGPNAYIRGSTSIGANCYVGNGAEIKNSIIYNNTYISRQCYVGDSIIGTHVTLGAGTCTENHRHDGRHHSSMIQGTPVNTGRLKFGAILGDGVRTGVNTSIEAGVKIGIARTTLPGSYIGKDLM from the coding sequence ATGCGGGAACTGCTCTCCACCGACCTGCGCCGTGCCGGCTTGCAACTGGTCGAACCCTCCGATGCCTGTGACCGCACCTTGCGCATTCCTTTGGACAATTGGATCGAGCTGGGCGCGCTCCTCCTCCTTGGCAGAAATCCAAAAACCGCGTCACTTGTGGACAGCGATGGCAACACCCTCGCTTGGAAGGGGTCCGCGGATCCGGCCGAATGTGAGGAGCGCATCACCACCGATGCGAATTGTTTCGCGGTCATTTATCCGTGGGATCTCCTGCGGATGAATGAGGAGGTGCTCGCGCTGATGGACGAGACCTCCCTTCTCGGCGAGGTCAGCCCGCTGGCGAGCCTCACGGGTTGCATCCGTCTGGCCAATGGTTCGCGCATTCTTCCCGGCACCGTCATCGAAGGTCCGGTGGTCATCGGACCCAACAGCCAGATCGGACCGAACGCCTACATCCGTGGCTCCACCAGCATCGGCGCGAACTGCTACGTCGGCAATGGCGCCGAAATTAAAAACTCGATCATCTACAACAACACCTACATTTCACGCCAGTGTTATGTCGGTGACTCCATCATCGGCACCCATGTGACACTCGGAGCGGGAACCTGCACGGAGAACCACCGCCATGACGGGCGTCACCATTCTTCCATGATCCAGGGAACCCCGGTGAATACCGGCCGCTTGAAGTTCGGAGCGATCCTCGGTGACGGCGTCCGTACCGGAGTGAACACCTCCATCGAGGCCGGTGTGAAGATCGGCATCGCACGCACCACCCTGCCCGGCAGCTACATCGGGAAAGACTTAATGTGA
- a CDS encoding TlyA family RNA methyltransferase, with the protein MKKDRIDALLVSRGLCDSREQAKRLILAGEVRSGDRIIDKPATKLPDDAPLEVKEKLRYVGRGGLKLEGALDAFGIDPAGWTCIDVGASTGGFTDCLLQRGAAKVHAVDVGTNQLVWKLRNDPRVIVKEQFNARHMVPSDIGDKCRLAVTDLSFISLTKVLPAIFSVLEGGGSVVCLIKPQFELRREDITKGGIVRDTLLHERAVQKIREFVTTEFSCDWHGVIPSPITGTDGNQEFLAWITIPQSGIAPVQVPPSEEV; encoded by the coding sequence ATGAAAAAAGACCGCATCGACGCCCTCCTCGTATCCCGTGGCCTTTGCGATTCCCGTGAGCAGGCCAAGCGTCTCATCCTCGCCGGAGAAGTCCGCAGCGGCGACAGGATCATCGACAAGCCCGCCACCAAGCTCCCCGATGACGCCCCGCTCGAGGTGAAGGAAAAGCTCCGTTATGTCGGACGCGGCGGACTCAAGCTGGAAGGCGCGCTGGATGCTTTCGGCATCGATCCCGCCGGCTGGACGTGTATCGACGTCGGAGCCTCCACCGGCGGTTTCACCGACTGCCTGCTCCAGCGCGGCGCGGCGAAGGTTCATGCCGTGGATGTCGGGACGAACCAGCTCGTCTGGAAACTCCGCAACGATCCCCGCGTCATCGTCAAGGAGCAGTTCAATGCCCGCCATATGGTGCCTTCGGACATTGGGGATAAGTGCCGTCTCGCCGTCACAGATCTTTCCTTCATCTCCCTGACCAAGGTGCTGCCCGCCATCTTCTCCGTGCTGGAAGGCGGGGGCTCGGTGGTCTGCCTCATCAAGCCGCAGTTCGAACTCCGCCGCGAGGACATCACGAAAGGCGGCATCGTCCGCGACACATTGCTTCACGAACGCGCCGTGCAGAAAATCCGTGAATTCGTGACCACGGAGTTCTCCTGCGACTGGCACGGCGTCATCCCCTCTCCCATCACCGGCACCGATGGGAATCAGGAATTCCTGGCATGGATCACCATCCCGCAGTCGGGCATCGCGCCGGTGCAAGTTCCTCCGTCCGAGGAAGTCTGA